The genomic stretch GCAACAGAGACGAAGGTTTCCTCGTTAGGGCTTCCGAAATAAGGTTTGATAACTTAAACTTTCTTACGCAGGGTTTAGATTGCATGTGTTTGAGATATACAGTATGTTTTCTTTCCTTCGATTTCTTttccttattcttcttctttttctcctcctttattttGCAAAATAAGGGGAGGCGCCCCGCCGCTCTCCGTCCCTCCGAATCTCCTCGCCgcttccctcttcctcttctGTGAGTACGCCGGACTTCTTGACCTCTTGCTCCAGTTTCAAAGATCTGATTTTGCCGTTTGGTTTGTCGAGTTTGTGGTTTGATCTTGGCTCCGAGGGTTTTGCTGATGCTGGCTTGTCCCTTACCTGGGTCGGTGGCAAAATTTCGCGGTTTCGTGTGGTTGACTGAGTGGCGACGTTAGATTGCTCTAGAGAAAAACTAGTCGCGGAATTGGTGTTTGATTGGAAAGCTGTGTCTACGGGGTAGCCATGCGTTTGACTACCTTTTCCTGTGTAATTAAAGAGGAATTGAATAATGTGAAACCTAGTGTCGTGAAATCTGGTGATAGGTTAATTTTCTTCCTCGCGTTGGTTGTTATAGAAAGGTGAGCTTTTGTTAGGTGTAACGTAACTACCAAGTAGCTCAAAGTTATTGAGCGAAGTATGATTCATGTAATTTCTCTTGCAATAGAGAGTACCAGGAATGTTCACTTTCATTACAACGagtttatgttatttttttttctgttcAGTATACGCAGTTGATCATTATGAAGAGCTATATGTTTCAGGTAAGTTGCTTAATCCTAAAATGTACTTGTCATTCAGGTCTACTGAACTTCTGCAATCTAGACAAAATATTGGTTAATAGCTTTGAACTAGCGAATAAGGTCATGGAGGCAAAGGAAACAAATTTATTGCCTGATACTTCTCCAAACAGTGCTCCACAACCTTTTATTCCTTTACTTGCTCCTTCCCCTATGGCAGCACCATTTTTCCACAATAGCACTCCAAAATTATCAGGTTTCTTTGGTTTCATGTATAACTGGCTAGATATAGATTGCAAGTATTCTTTTATTGTATGATCTTTTATTTGGTTTGTCATGTTGTTGTAGGACAATGTTCATTGAACTTTTCTGCAGTTGACAATTTGTTAAGAACAACTGCTGTTGATTGTTGGGCCTCCTTCGCTCCTTTCTTAGCCAATGTTATTTGTTGTCCGCAGTTCGAGGCTACCCTTGTTATTCTAATTGGACAAGCAAGTAAAGATTCAGGTTTACTTGCGTTGGACTCTGTTCATGCAAATTATTGCCTATCAGATATTCAACAGATTCTTGAAAGTCAGGGTGTCCCTAGTGACCTTCATGATATTTGTTCCATCCGCTCTTCTAACCTCTCTGAAGGATCCTGCCCAATTAATGATACCATTGGGTTTGAGAGTGTTGTTGACTCTTCTAAACTCCTTGCTGCATGTTCAAAGGTTGATGCTGTGAATGAATGCTGCAGACAAATCTGTCAAAGTGCCATCAATGAAGCTGCAAAAAACCTTGTCTTGAAGGATGGCGGATTGATGACGAATATGGAAATTAATGATACAACAGTGGAGTATTCATCTACTGTGAACAGCTGTAAAAGCATTGTCCTTAGGTGGCTATCTAGTAGACTTGATTCTTCATCTGCAAAGCAAGTGTTGAGAGGACTATCAAACTGTAATGTCAACGGAGGTA from Zingiber officinale cultivar Zhangliang chromosome 5B, Zo_v1.1, whole genome shotgun sequence encodes the following:
- the LOC121986648 gene encoding uncharacterized GPI-anchored protein At1g61900-like, producing MEAKETNLLPDTSPNSAPQPFIPLLAPSPMAAPFFHNSTPKLSGQCSLNFSAVDNLLRTTAVDCWASFAPFLANVICCPQFEATLVILIGQASKDSGLLALDSVHANYCLSDIQQILESQGVPSDLHDICSIRSSNLSEGSCPINDTIGFESVVDSSKLLAACSKVDAVNECCRQICQSAINEAAKNLVLKDGGLMTNMEINDTTVEYSSTVNSCKSIVLRWLSSRLDSSSAKQVLRGLSNCNVNGGNFTISSSRLFAI